The nucleotide window TTGGCGCCCTGTGATAAATCAACGAGGGTTCTTGTTATATTTGGTTATAGTAAGCAGAGACAAAATTGAATATATCAAGCGACCATACCTACCAGGTAGACCCCCAATTGCTGATAATTATTATAAAACAGGTTAACAGGCTTAAGCGCGACTGCTATATCTGCGATCTGGTTTTGCTTTTCTACACTGCTTATGCCTACAGTAAAGTAACTAACGACGATTGGAGCCAGTTTATACTATGGGAAGTATGTATTGTGCTGGTTTTAGGATTAGTACAATATCTTTTAATAGCGGGTAGAGGTCGTTTTATTAGCCGTATTGTTGTTGATATTAATATGGCCGACGAATACATCAGCCTTAAAACATCGGGGTTTAACGGACCATTCTGGTTCAAAAAACCCTCAGCTGAACTTCGCTTCAAAAAAGCCGGCACTAAAGCAAGGCGGATAAAAAACAGGTACGTCGGCATATTTACCAATAGTGAACATATTCTGCTGCTTAACCATGAAGGCCGCGAGGTATACCTGCTTCCGGGTTATTTTAACTGGCGGCTGGAAGAAGAGTTGCTGAAGTCAAACAGTTAGGAGTTATTCAAACACACTTGCGCCCTGCAGGTAAATAATAACAAGTAATAAAAAATAATATTGAATAAGGTTTTCATTTGTCTAAAACTGATGGAGTGTGATAAAAAAAAGGAAAAGTTTTTTAAACTTTAACCCTATTGCAACCGTTAAATTTTTAATTTTCGCCCTTCATTTACCGTTGATCTTTTTATCTGTATGAGTTTAGTGTTCAAAAATACCCTTTCTGTTCTTTTTTCCCTTTTCGTAATGTCTTCCTGCTCTTCGGGCCCTGCCGGTAAAACCGATGCAGGAGCGGTTAATAGCAAACCCTTTAACACCGCCGAGTTTTTAAAGTACGATCCCAAAAACGCCGATAAAAAGATAGATGAGTTTATGAAACACCTGCACCAGGTAAGCGGTTTTAACGGCAATGTGCTGGTAGCAAAAAAAGGTAAGATAATTTACGAAAATGCCTTTGGCTGGGCCAATTACCCACGACAGGATAGCCTGAAGCTGGATTCGCAATTCGAACTGGCATCCATTTCTAAAACCCTCACCTCCACGGCGGTCCTCCAGCTAATGGAACGCGGTAAACTACGGCTTGACGACTCGGTACAGCGCTTTTTCCCTAATTTCCCATATCACGGGGTAACCATCCGGATGCTGCTAACGCACCGCTCGGGCCTGCCTAATTATGTATACTCTATCGATGACGTTTTCCGCAAAGAACACCGCGATCAGAAAAAAGGGGTTACAAACCAGCAGATGATGGATTTGCTGGCCCAGTATAAGCCGGTGCGCTATAATGCACCTGATAAAAGCTACCGTTACAATAATTCAAACTTTATGGTGCTGGGGTCAATTATTGAAAAGGCTACCGGTATGTCTTTCTCGCGATACATGATGGAAAATGTGTTTAAACCGGCAGGCATGCGCCATACCAATGTGTACTCTAAAGCCGAATACGACAAAATACCAACAAAGGTGCTGGGGCACGATCGTAACAGCTGGCGATATTCTGTCGCTCAAAATTATTTAGATGGCCCGGTAGGTGACAAAGGGATTTACAGCACCGTAGGCGACCTTTTTATATTTGACCGTGCCTTGCGCGCAGGCAGACTCATCAAACAGTCAACTCAGGATTCGGCCTATGTAAACCGTGTGCCATTAAAGAACGGGCATTTTGGTTATGGCTATGGCTGGCATTTGTTTGAAGCACCGGGCGAAAAAGTGGTGTACCATACCGGCTGGTGGCATGGTTACCGCCATATCTTTTTACGCGATATGAAGGAAGATATCGTTATTATATTACTGGATAACATGGCCAATGGCAGTCTGCTGCACCTGGATGATCTGTTTAAAATGACCGGTATGCCCGTGGTGCGCATGGGAGCCTATGGCAGGAGCGGCGAAGAAGAGGAAGACCAGGCAACAGCCCCGGCCCCTGCACATGAAAAGAAAAAAGAAAAACCAGCCAGGCACAGCGTTGCAAAAAAGAAAAAAGGCCATAAACATTAAACACTAACAGCTGTTTATCCTAGGATCTAAACAATTGATATGTTCGACAAATTATTTGAGGCCCAGCAAAAGGCTGGCGAAGTAAAAAAACGGCTGGATGCAATAACCGTAACCGGCACAGCCGAAGGCGGTAAGATAACCGTAACAGCAAATGCTAATAAGGCCGTACAAACAGTGACTATTGACGACGCCTTTTTAAAAGACGCCGACAAAGAGGAACTGGAAGAACTGCTGGTGGTTGCTATAAATAAAGCGATGGAACAAGCCGACAACGTAAGCCAAAGCGAAATGGCCGCCATGACCAAGGATATGTTTGGCGGTATTGGCGGCCTGTTTGGCAAGTAACTGCCCTGTAGATATACGAATTAACAGCTCGGTTACTTCGTCTTGCTAAAGTCGTAAATAATATAGGCTGTACTATTGCCTACTGTAACGGGGCTTTTCAAAGTCATGTGGTTACCATCGTTACTTACTACATATAGCTGGTATCCCGCGGTTACATTTTTAGCTTTATCACCCTGGTATATTTTCTTAAATTGGAACATCTGTCCGTTTGGATCAGTATTATTAACCGACCAGAAAATGGTTTGCGATGCGCCATTGGTTAACGTATATATACCATTACCACTATTGGTCAATTGCCAGGTACTGCCTCGAAAAGCTGATGGCGGCGCCTGGTCGAACACATTTTGTACGGCATTTTCTATCAATCCGTCATAACTAATGGCGGTGATGGTCCAGGTACCGGTAAATTTACCGCGCGATGCTGAAGGGGTGCTGGTCGCAGCGTTTTTAGGGGTTGAACATGAACAAACAACAAAGGCAAACAGGGCTACTATGAAGGGAATACGAAATAAATTTTTCATGGTTTAATTAATTTTTGGATACCCTTATAACACAAATATGGCTAAGAAGTTTTCAAACGGTATGATGCAACCGTGTTACATCACCTCTATAGCATATATAATCATTATAGTTCTTCAGTATATATGTTTCTGTTTTGGCCAATCCCACATACATTAATTAAACCGCGCTAAAGGGCTTGCCTTAAAATAATAAAAGCCCGTTTGGGCTTTTTATACTGTATAGCATCGTTATTAAAACAAGCCTTCAATAATGTGGTCTGCTGTCAACCCTTCAGCTTCGGCGTGGTAGCTGCGTACTATACGGTGGCGCAGTATTGGTTTGGCAATAGCCTGTATATCCTCAATATCGGGCGAGTATTTACCGCTGATGACCGCATGGCATTTGGCGCCTAAGATTAAAAACTGCGATGCCCTTGGCCCTGCCCCCCAGTTCAGCATTTTCTTTACCTGTGGTGTGGCCATATCGCCTTGCGGACGGGTTTTGGCAACCAGTTTCACAGCATATTCCAGCACATGATCGGTTACCGGGATATTGCGTACCAGCTGCTGAAAATAAATGATCTGCTCGGCAGTCAATATCTTATTCACTTCACCCACATGTGTGCTGGTGGTGTTTTTAACCACCTGCAATTCTTCGGCAAAGGTTGGGTAATCTAAATATACATTGAACATAAAGCGGTCAAGCTGTGCTTCCGGCAAAGGGTAAGTGCCTTCCTGTTCAATTGGGTTTTGGGTAGCTAATACAAAAAATGGTTTTGGCAGCGTATGGGTAACACCTGCGGCGGTAACCGCTTTTTCCTGCATAGCTTCCAATAAAGCTGCCTGGGTTTTAGGCGGCGTACGGTTTATCTCATCAGCCAAAATAATATTGGCAAAAATTGGTCCGCGTATAAATTTAAAGTTACGGTCCTCACCCAGTATCTCCGAA belongs to Mucilaginibacter boryungensis and includes:
- a CDS encoding serine hydrolase domain-containing protein, coding for MSSCSSGPAGKTDAGAVNSKPFNTAEFLKYDPKNADKKIDEFMKHLHQVSGFNGNVLVAKKGKIIYENAFGWANYPRQDSLKLDSQFELASISKTLTSTAVLQLMERGKLRLDDSVQRFFPNFPYHGVTIRMLLTHRSGLPNYVYSIDDVFRKEHRDQKKGVTNQQMMDLLAQYKPVRYNAPDKSYRYNNSNFMVLGSIIEKATGMSFSRYMMENVFKPAGMRHTNVYSKAEYDKIPTKVLGHDRNSWRYSVAQNYLDGPVGDKGIYSTVGDLFIFDRALRAGRLIKQSTQDSAYVNRVPLKNGHFGYGYGWHLFEAPGEKVVYHTGWWHGYRHIFLRDMKEDIVIILLDNMANGSLLHLDDLFKMTGMPVVRMGAYGRSGEEEEDQATAPAPAHEKKKEKPARHSVAKKKKGHKH
- a CDS encoding YbaB/EbfC family nucleoid-associated protein produces the protein MFDKLFEAQQKAGEVKKRLDAITVTGTAEGGKITVTANANKAVQTVTIDDAFLKDADKEELEELLVVAINKAMEQADNVSQSEMAAMTKDMFGGIGGLFGK
- a CDS encoding AAA family ATPase encodes the protein MQHHSDVEAADALKQAFQQIRTEIGKVIIGQDEVVKSVLISIFSNGHCLLVGVPGLAKTLLVQTVSQVLDLEFNRIQFTPDLMPSDIIGSEILGEDRNFKFIRGPIFANIILADEINRTPPKTQAALLEAMQEKAVTAAGVTHTLPKPFFVLATQNPIEQEGTYPLPEAQLDRFMFNVYLDYPTFAEELQVVKNTTSTHVGEVNKILTAEQIIYFQQLVRNIPVTDHVLEYAVKLVAKTRPQGDMATPQVKKMLNWGAGPRASQFLILGAKCHAVISGKYSPDIEDIQAIAKPILRHRIVRSYHAEAEGLTADHIIEGLF